The Xiphophorus hellerii strain 12219 chromosome 6, Xiphophorus_hellerii-4.1, whole genome shotgun sequence genomic interval acctattgagtcaaaatcactttgaaataattctaatagtctctttagatgaggcacagtcatttgttttccattttaaatcattttccattttttaggaatttttttcttcaaaattgagggtttttcttcaatagcttccaggtcatgtgacctattgagtcaaaatcactttggaataattctaatagtccctatagatgaggcacagacatttatttatgttttatgtttttattttataatttttaggaATCTTTTCCTTAAAGTTTAAGATTGTTGCTCAATAGCTTTCAGATAACGTCATAAAATTACTTATCAATTTGAAATGATTCCAGTACACTTTATACATCACACATAGCATCAATGCCACACaaacatattacattttcattttccacagatattttcaaaacgtatttcgaacaataatgaacacagtttctagttttcagattaactacacaatacacatttccaactgcctgtttttttcttttgaaattctgtGCTCTTCATATTTATGCACAGGGCATGGTACCATCGGTCACAGTTGTCACACTGGatctgttcacaaatacaagaaaatatacatgtttagCAGTATTGAACTTACTCATCTCCTGTCACACAGTTTGGTGTTTAATTGCTTgtcatttattatataaaacatttcattgctCCCAAGAGTCATTTCCTGTGTCTAATTCTGAATTTTACATTGACAACTCTTGATTTCTCACCCAGTCTGTCATTCCAGGGCCAGACCCCGGGGCTTTGTATGCAGCGCACATTGCACACCAACAGTGGTCATCAAATACTGTAATCAAGAAGAATATACAGCATATTCAAACAAGATAGATTGATAgatcgatatatatatatataacaaaatagctaattatttcagaaaattaatttaaaattattaatacttggagattatataaaatacatttgtaaactaaagtaaattttctaaattatcaaTGTTGCATATCGTTTAGATATCTTTGTCTGTTTGGATTGGCACTGTTggtggtttatattttgtgaaatggaatttgcattttgtaatttatttttttttttattgacctcACGGGCTGCAGGAGCTAATGAGGGCAGACTCTATATAAGTTGAAAGAGTCATTGAAACAGTGAATTAATTGAACTGTCAAGATGTGCTTgtcacaaagaaatcaaaacttaGTGTTCCCCAGCGAAAGCAGCGAggtctgtttagttttgttatctttattggttaagttcatgttttgtattacaatgtttgtatatgttttagttttcacatttattgaggTTATTGTGGTGACTTTGATGATGGTGGTTGatcttaatcaaataaaataaaaaaccttaaattcacCAGTCAAGACTGGTTCAGTAATGTAAGAGCTGGGGAGATTCTgcaatatatatgtgtgtatgtttatgtattgtAAGTCGAAATGCACATGGTATACCTGATGCATCAAGGATTTGAAGAGCGAGAgttcttctttcacttttcattgccttttttgttgtgtCAAAATCTACATCTGGCATCAGAGGGAAGGCTTCCATCAGTGCTTTTgccatctaaagaaaaaaaaagtttttaaagactttttttatggCATTATAATGCATCagacttaaaacattcatgtggaCATATATAGTGTACCCACATATACTAAAACAGGTATGTTTGTTAGTACAGATACCTGTAGtgaaacatctaaatgtttcaacatttagaaGATGATGAAAGAACTGTAATTACAAATACTGTGTGGCATGTTGCACTGACCCCAGTTATGGGCTACTGTTGGGGGAGTCTGTATTTCTCCAAGTGAATACACACTCTTTCCACAATTCCGAAAGCCCATTTTAACTAACCAGAGAGACTGTATTTGATGATAGACAACTTTTCTCTATAATAATTACACAGTATCCACACttgtataacaaaaaacatgaactcattAATTTACTTTGACTACAATAACTCCACAGCTGCTTCCGTCTTGTTGAATAGGGTGGCGCATTGTCCCCCCTTTCCATTGGATCCCAACCCAGTCTGTTTTTCCATGGCATGTCCTTCTCATTTTGAAGTATTCTCTggataacaaacaaaatgatttgtgtAAGAGCAATTGTATTCTGTAATTCCACTCATAAGACAACTCACGCTTTCCTCTTATCAGTTTCTgttaacaacaacaatgttaagtttattgaaattaatatttacataaacatttaaattaatagaaatattttttacataatatattttgaaaaaatgttatggataatatatttcaataatatattcagaaatctgaatgtcacatacattcagatttttaactcaATCTCTATGTGGTcactttgcaaatttattaatttttaatacattttaaaaatttattagagctttatttactgtattctTTTAGCTGCCTTTTGGGAGTCCACAAGCTCAGATGATACTTGTGCAGGATCTATTAGGAATACAGTTCTGGCTTCTGCATTGATGTACTAAAACAGATCAACAAAGTAAAGGGgcataacaaagaaaaatttcattaaaactaatGTGAATATGTCATGCTCTATCCAaaccataaaatgaaaaaatattgattatagacaaaaaatcacaaaccagCAACTTCCAGTGATTGTTGTTCACAAGGACAAATGACAGAACTGCTTCATAGTTGTCAAAGTTTACCTGAAatggcattaaaaatgttcaaaaattaaatgttaacataaagacaaactttaagcacatgtctCGCAATTAATCTTTTCCCACATGTCAGTATTTACTTTTACTGacaattttgcttttcaatgagaaggtgttttaaaatttataattaatttagatcgcaaacaaatgtctgtgcctcatctaaagagactattagaattatttcaaagtgattttgagtcaataggtcacatgacctggaagctattgaataaaaaccctcaattttgatgaaataaattcctaaaaaatggaaaatggctaaaaatggaaaacaaatgactgtgcctcatctatacagactggtagaacaagttcaaagtgattttgaatcaataggtcacatgacctggaagctattgaagaaaaactctcaattttgaagaaaaaaattcctaaaaaatggaaaatggctaaaaatggaaatcaaatgactgtgcctcatctatacagactggtagaacaagttcaaagtgattttgactcaataggtcacatgacctggaagctattgaagaaaaacactcaattttgaagaaaaaaattcctaaaaaatggaaaatggctaaaaatggaaatcaaatgactgtgcctcatctatacagactggtagaacaagttcaaagtgattttgactcaataggtcacatgacctggaagctattgaagaaaaacactccattttgatgaaaaaaattaattaaaaatggaaaatgatttaaaatggaaaacaaatgtctgtgcctcaattaaagagactattagaattatttcaaagtgattttgagtcaataggtcacatgacctggaagctattgaagaaaaaccctcaattttgaagaaaaaaattcctaaaaaatggaaaatggctaaaaatggaaaacaaatgactgtgcctcatctatacagactattagaattattccaaagtgattttgagtcaataggtcacatgacctggaagctattgaataaaaaccctcaattttgaagaaaaaaattcctaaaaaatggaaaatgatttaaaatggaaaacaaatgactgtgcctcatctaaagagactattagaattattccaaagtgattttgagtcaataggtcacatgacctggaagctattgaataaaaaccctcaattttgaagaaaaaaattcctaaaaaatggaaaatggctaaaaatggaaaacaaatgactgtgcctcatctatacagactattagaattattccaaagtgattttgagtcaataggtcacatgagctggaagctattgaataaaaaccctcaattttgaagaaaaaaattcctaaaaaatggaaaatgatttaaaatggaaaacaaatgactgtgcctcatctatacagactggtagaacaagttcaaagtgattttgagtcaataggtcacatgacctggaagctattgaagaaaaacactcaattttgaagaaaaaaattcctaaaaaatggaaaatggctaaaaatggaaatcaaatgactgtgcctcatctatacagactggtagaacaagttcaaagtgattttgactcaataggtcacatgacctggaagctattgaagaaaaacactcaattttgatgaaaaaaattaattaaaaatggaaaatgatttaaaatggaaaacaaatgtctgtgcctcaattaaagagactattagaattatttcaaagtgattttgagtcaataggtcacatgacctggaagctattgaagaaaaaccctcaattttgaagaaaaaaattcctaaaaaatggaaaatggctaaaaatggaaaacaaatgactgtgcctcatctatacagactattagaattattccaaagtgattttgagtcaataggtcacatgacctggaagctattgaataaaaaccctcaattttgaagaaaaaaattcctaaaaaatggaaaatgatttaaaatggaaaacaaatgactgtgcctcatctaaagagactagtataattattccaaag includes:
- the LOC116721627 gene encoding uncharacterized protein LOC116721627, whose amino-acid sequence is MPFQVNFDNYEAVLSFVLVNNNHWKLLYINAEARTVFLIDPAQVSSELVDSQKAAKRIQEYFKMRRTCHGKTDWVGIQWKGGTMRHPIQQDGSSCGVIVVKMAKALMEAFPLMPDVDFDTTKKAMKSERRTLALQILDASVFDDHCWCAMCAAYKAPGSGPGMTDWIQCDNCDRWYHALCINMKSTEFQKKKTGSWKCVLCS